The window CAGCATGCGCGGCGGCGGCGCGAAGGAGTGGACGAACACCGCCAGGTCGTCCAGCCGCCGCTCCCCCTCGGGGCCGTAGCGCCTGATGCCGGTCACGCCCTGCGCCAGCATGCCGCGGGCGTCGTCGTCCACCGCCTCGTCGAGACGGTCCGGGCCGAGCGTGCCCGACGACCGGCCGGTCCAGATGACCCGGCGGGCGCCCACCCGGCCGGGCCCGGAGACGATCGTGGCCACGGCGACGGGCTCGTGCTCCTCGACGGAACGGGCGATGTCGCCGAGCTCCGGGAACGTCTCGGCGGAGACCGGTTCGACGAGGATGTCGATGATGCCGCCGCAGGTCAGGCCCACGGCGAACGCGTCGTCGTCCGTCACGCCGTACCTCTGCAGGACGGGCGTGCCGGTCACCGTGGCCACCTCCGTGGCCAGCTCGAACACCGCGCCCTCGACGCAGCCGCCGGACACGCTGCCGGCCACCTCGCCGCCGTGCACCGCCATCGACGCGCCCGGGGGCCGGGGCGCGCTGCTGAACGTGCTCACCACCGTCGCCAGGCCGAACCTGTCCCCCGACCTCCACCAGCGCACGATCTCCGGCAGCACGTCACGCATGGGCGAGCCTTTCGCTGAGCTCCTGGTAGGCGGCCAGGCTGTGCCCGGCCACCAGGTCGTCGAGATGGGGCAGGGCGGCC is drawn from Nonomuraea muscovyensis and contains these coding sequences:
- a CDS encoding XdhC family protein; the encoded protein is MRDVLPEIVRWWRSGDRFGLATVVSTFSSAPRPPGASMAVHGGEVAGSVSGGCVEGAVFELATEVATVTGTPVLQRYGVTDDDAFAVGLTCGGIIDILVEPVSAETFPELGDIARSVEEHEPVAVATIVSGPGRVGARRVIWTGRSSGTLGPDRLDEAVDDDARGMLAQGVTGIRRYGPEGERRLDDLAVFVHSFAPPPRMLVFGAIDFAAAVARLGKFLGYHVTVCDARPVFATAKRFPDADEVVVRWPHDYLSSVPVDERTVICVLTHDPKFDVPLLEVALRTGAGYVGAMGSRRTHDDRLARLREAGLSEGELARLRSPIGLDLGARTPEETAVSIAAELIQLRWGGSGQPLTRTSGRIHHDG